One Oryza glaberrima chromosome 11, OglaRS2, whole genome shotgun sequence genomic region harbors:
- the LOC127754495 gene encoding auxilin-related protein 2-like: MEGIEGLLADFGVRPQGKAAPMAASRSRSTTTTGSAWPNPRSTPAPAPSYDGLFGAPPSAAATTTTSSPFDSLFNGPPTSSSSSSSAAARATVYDDDIFGAVPGLRPSSNSASSSAARYDGDDVFGGGRRAAASPAFDDVFSSNRSAAAPSYDDILGGFGVKPQAGEGKRSVVVEDDDLLGGFGRKPHSEAEKKPVVVEKANGGNGFDYLIPGFSGSGPQRSRKIIDDNKDEPAVRTSKSTASVLDDPFVVLETNSASGSTYPSPSSFTDPLEHLNNSASSKGKNVDNTTDNDSLPDDSSAFNQVPKSDPLFTSEFNGDTKYMNPPSKARDSNPLHGSMNGNSARGSSTEDLGDAKTKSQSARYSDIYVDGSSSDRYATNGVGDQSPRSTESEDDIWLTVSEIPLFTQPTNAPPPSRSPPLLKQRPLQAKANGNYDGYVRQSNQNHNQYRDMPDQAEVSSLDEMEGFAKDKSQMPSYDDNFFGEAEQSERTSSDREEKERQARLEQEQEMKLMEEKKREQRRLEKERELEQQKERERQAMERATKEARERASAEARAKAEREATQRAQRAAVQRAQQEARERAAAEAKEKAARIAAEARERAASETKERERAAAERAAAERVQQEARKRAERAAVERAAAEARERQAAAAAAAAREKQSSADDLESFFGAGARANSAPKQRTPTVDSMFDSQPQSRATTNGSQRSASTSASMRKAPSATNIGDDLSDLFGAPASSDVFQEVEGESEERRRARLERHQRTRERAAKALAEKNERDMQVQREQAERDRIGDTLDFEIRRWAAGKEGNLRALLSTLQYILWPECGWQAVSLTDLITGAAVKKQYRKATLCIHPDKVQQKGANLQQKYTAEKVFDILKEAWNKFNSEELF, encoded by the exons ATGGAGGGCATCGAGGGACTCCTGGCGGACTTCGGCGTGCGGCCGCAGGGGAAGGCCGCGCCCATGgccgcctcccgctcccgctccaccaccaccaccggatcCGCCTGGCCCAACCCTAGATCCACCCCAGCGCCCGCGCCGTCCTACGACGGGCTCTTCGGCGCGCCCCcctccgcggccgccaccaccaccacctcctccccgtTCGACTCGCTGTTCAATGGCCCTCctacttcctcctcctcctcgtcgtcggcggcggcgagggccacGGTGTACGACGACGACATCTTCGGCGCGGTCCCGGGGCTGAGGCCGAGCTCCAATtcggcgtcctcctccgcggcgcggtacgacggcgacgacgtgtTTGGGGGtggccggcgcgcggcggcgtcccccGCGTTTGATGACGTGTTCTCCAGCAaccgctcggcggcggcgccttcgTACGACGACATACTAGGTGGGTTCGGGGTGAAGCCGCAggcgggggaggggaagaggtcgGTGGTGGTTGAGGACGACGACCTGCTCGGGGGGTTCGGGAGGAAGCCACATTCGGAGGCGGAGAAgaagccggtggtggtggagaaggctaATGGGGGCAACGGATTCGATTATCTGATCCCGGGGTTCTCTGGGAGCGGCCCGCAGAGGAGTAG GAAGATTATTGATGATAACAAAGATGAGCCAGCAGTTCGAACTTCTAAATCAACAGCCAGTGTATTAGATGACCCATTTGTTGTTCTAGAAACAAATTCTGCCTCAGGTTCAACATATCCATCCCCTAGCAGCTTCACGGATCCCTTGGAACATCTGAATAATTCTGCAAGCTCTAAAGGCAAGAATGTTGATAATACTACTGATAATGATAGTCTGCCTGATGATTCAAGTGCCTTTAACCAGGTTCCAAAATCAGATCCCTTGTTTACCTCAGAATTCAATGGTGATACAAAGTATATGAATCCACCAAGCAAAGCCCGAGACTCAAACCCTCTACATGGTTCAATGAATGGAAATTCAGCACGGGGATCTTCTACGGAGGACTTAGGAGATGCCAAGACAAAGTCACAGTCTGCAAGGTACTCTGATATTTATGTCGATGGCTCAAGTTCAGACAGATATGCTACTAATGGCGTTGGGGATCAGTCACCAAGATCTACTGAATCCGAAGATGACATATGGCTTACAGTTTCTGAAATTCCCCTCTTCACACAGCCAACTAATGCTCCACCGCCCTCAAGATCACCACCTCTTCTTAAACAAAGACCTCTGCAAGCAAAAGCTAATGGTAATTATGATGGGTATGTGCGGCAATCAAACCAAAATCACAACCAATACAGAGACATGCCAGATCAAGCAGAGGTTTCTTCACTAGATGAGATGGAAGGTTTTGCGAAGGACAAGTCCCAAATGCCTTCTTATGACGACAATTTTTTTGGTGAAGCTGAACAATCTGAAAGAACTTCATCAGATCgtgaagagaaagagaggcagGCCAGATTGGAGCAAGAACAGGAAATGAAACTGATGgaggaaaagaagagagaacaGAGACGActtgaaaaggagagagaattGGAACAgcagaaagaaagagaaagacaAGCCATGGAGAGGGCCACAAAGGAGGCCCGAGAGAGAGCATCTGCTGAAGCTCGTGCTAAGGCTGAAAGGGAGGCCACCCAGCGTGCACAGCGCGCTGCTGTGCAAAGGGCTCAACAGGAAGCTCGTGAGAGGGCTGCAGCTGAGGCTAAAGAAAAAGCTGCAAGGATTGCTGCAGAAGCAAGGGAGAGGGCTGCATCTGAAaccaaggagagagagagggctgCAGCAGAAAGAGCTGCTGCTGAGAGAGTTCAGCAAGAAGCAAGGAAGAGAGCTGAACGTGCTGCAGTGGAAAGAGCTGCTGCTGAGGCTCGGGAAAGACAggcagctgctgcagcagctgctgctagAGAAAAACAGAGCTCAGCAGATGATCTTGAGTCTTTCTTTGGTGCGGGTGCCCGAGCAAATAGTGCGCCAAAGCAGAGGACTCCAACAGTG GATTCTATGTTTGATTCTCAACCTCAATCTAGAGCAACCACGAATGGATCACAGAGATCAGCCTCCACCTCAGCATCTATGAGAAAAGCCCCGTCAGCCACAAATATTGGGGATGATCTATCTGATTTATTTGGAG CCCCTGCATCATCTGATGTATTCCAAGAAGTTGAGGGAGAGAGTGAAGAAAGAAGACGTGCTAGATTAGAACGCCATCAGAGGACCCGTGAACGAGCG GCAAAAGCTCTGGCTGAGAAGAACGAACGAGATATGCAGGTTCAGAGGGAACAGGCAGAAAGAGAC AGAATTGGGGACACACTAGACTTTGAAATCAGGAGGTGGGCAGCTGGAAAAGAGGGCAACTTACGTGCTTTGTTATCAACTTTACAATAT ATACTTTGGCCAGAATGTGGATGGCAAGCAGTATCCTTGACTGATTTGATTACTGGCGCCGCTGTTAAAAAGCAGTACAGAAAGGCAACATTATGCATCCATCCTGACAAGGTGCAACAGAAGGGTGCAAATCTTCAGCAGAAATATACTGCAGAGAAGGTGTTTGATATTCTTAAG GAGGCATGGAACAAATTCAACTCTGAAGAGCTCTTTTAA
- the LOC127754496 gene encoding ADP,ATP carrier protein ER-ANT1 gives MPSAAAGDGKGKRRLVGMPPARAAAADFAMGGAAAVVAKTGAAPVERVKLLLQNQAEMLRRGSLTRPYRGIADAFGRVLREEGVAALWRGNQANVIRYFPTQAFNFAFKGYFKSIFGYDKEKDGKWKWLAGNVASGSAAGATTSSLLYHLDYARTRLATDAIESQGSKRQFSGLLDVYKKTLKTDGIRGLYRGFSVSIVGITLYRGLYFGIYDTMKPLILVGPLQENFFASFALGWAITTFSGACAYPFDTLRRRMMLTSGQPLKYKNAFHAAKQIVSTEGFFTLFRGVGANILSGMAGAGVLAGYDQLHRFAGQHGYNFESKMKGALK, from the exons ATGCCAtccgccgcggcgggcgacggcaaGGGTAAGCGGCGGTTAGTGGggatgccgccggcgagggcggcggcggcggacttcGCGatgggcggggcggcggcggtggtggcgaagacgggggcggcgccggtggagcgggtgaagctgctgctgcagaaCCAGGCCGAGATGCTCCGCCGCGGGAGCCTCACCCGCCCCTACAGGGGCATCGCCGACGCCTTCGGCCGCGTGCTCCGCGAGGAGGGCGTCGCGGCGCTCTGGCGCGGCAACCAGGCCAATGTCATCCGATACTTCCCCACGCAG GCTTTTAACTTCGCATTCAAGGGCTACTTCAAGAGCATCTTTGGCTACGACAAGGAGAAAGACGGAAAATGGAAATGGTTAGCTGGCAATGTAGCATCTGGCAGTGCTGCAGGGGCTACAACCTCATCCTTGCTATATCATCTGGATTATGCACGGACAAGGCTAGCTACTGATGCAATTGAATCACAGGGAAGCAAACGTCAGTTCAGTGGGCTGCTTGATGTCTACAAAAAGACACTTAAAACTGATGGTATTCGTGGATTATATCGAGGTTTCAGTGTGTCCATTGTGGGTATCACTCTATATCGAGGTCTCTATTTCGGAATCTATGATACCATGAAGCCTCTTATTCTAGTGGGACCACTGCAG GAAAATTTCTTCGCCAGTTTTGCCTTGGGCTGGGCAATAACTACGTTCTCTGGAGCCTGCGCCTATCCATTTGATACACTCCGTCGCAGAATGATGTTAACTTCTGGGCAGCCATTGAAATATAAGAACGCCTTCCATGCAGCAAAACAGATAGTTTCTACTGAAGGGTTCTTCACACTATTCAGAGGGGTCGGCGCAAATATTCTCTCAGGAATGGCAGGAGCTGGAGTTCTTGCTGGGTATGACCAGCTCCACCGGTTTGCAGGTCAACATGGTTACAATTTTGAGAGCAAGATGAAAGGGGCATTGAAATGA